A window of Streptomyces sp. Je 1-332 genomic DNA:
GCCGCCGACGCTGCGCGAGATGGGCCGCTTCCTGGCCGGTGACTACACCGGCTCGCTCTTCTCGCTCGCCGTGGTCTATCTCGTACCGGTGATCGTCGCCTCGCAGGTCAGCTCGGTCGACAACGCGTACTTCTACATCACCACCACGATCGGCGGCACGGTCAACCTGCTCGCCATCAACATGGGCGCCTCGCTGACGGTCGAGGGCGCGCACGACCCGGCGCGGCTCGCGGCGAACACCCGGGCCGCGCTGCGCCGCATGGCGCGGATCATGCTGCCGGTGTGCGGTCTGCTCTTCGTCGGGGCGCCGTTCATCCTGCGGGTCTTCGGCCAGGGGTACGCGGACGCGGCGACGCCGCTGCTGCGCTGGTTCGCGGTGGGAGCGGCGCTGCGGGTCGTCATGGAGACGTACTTCGCGGTGCAGCGCGCCCAGAGCCGTACGTCGGGGATCGCCTGGATGCAGGGCCTGTTGTGCGCACTCGTGCTCGGCCTGACGCTGCTTCTGCTGCCGCGGATGGGTCTCACGGGGGCTGGGGTCGCCGAGATCTGCAGCCTCGCGGTGATCGTGGCGATCGTGGCGCCGAAGCTGTACCGCGTGGCGCGGGGGGCCGGGCCGTCGGACGGTGGCGGGGCGCCGGACGGTGATCTCGCGGCCCTGGGGGCGCCCGTGACGCCGCCCACCGCCGCCGCGGACGAGGCGGGTCAGCAGCAGGAGCGGCGGCGGGGGCCCGCCTGGGCCCTGCGCGAGTCGCTCGACTCGGACACGCTGCAGCTTGCGGTGCAGCCGGACTTCGAGCATCCCGAACGCAGGCCCGACATGCGTCCGGGACCGGGGACGCCCGCGTCCGGGACCCCGGCCTTCTCGAAGGCCGGTGTCCCGGACGCGGGCACGGGGGACGAGGGGGAGGACATGCAGGACAGGGGGGACCTGGAGCACCGCCCGACCTGGGCGCTGAGAACACCGGTCGGACCGCGCGAACCGGCGGCATCGTCAGCGATCCCGCCTTCGGTGTCATCGGCCGTCACCGCACCCGCCGAGGAGCCGGGCACCGCACCGAGTGTGACGGAGGAGCCGGCGGAGACCGGCGGCGCGTCCGGACCGCTCCCCCGCCGCCGCGCCGTCCTCATGGCGCTCCTCCTCGCCTTCGCGGTGGCCCTCTACTGGCTGCCCACCGTGGGCATGACCGAGGGCGATCTGGACGCGATGGGCGGCCTCGGGCTCATCTCCATCCTGCCCGCGCCGACCCTGTTCGGGGCCGCGCTGCTCGTCGTCGTCTTCGCCTCGCTGCTGTGGCTCGAGCGGCCGCACAAGGCCCTGCTCCTGGCGACGCTGCTCACCACGGTGGTGTGTCTGCACGCGCTGCCCGCCGTCCTCGAGGACGAGCCGCGGTTCGCGACGGCCTGGCAGCACCTGGGCTTCATGGAGTACATCGACAGGACCGGCTCCGCGGTGCCCGACCTGGACGCGCGCTGGAGCTGGCCCGGGTTCTTCGCCGCGGCCACGTTCGTGGCGAAGGCGTGCGGCGTCTCGGACATGACCGAGGTGATCCGCTGGTGGCCGCTGGCCATGCAACTGCTCTACCTGGCACCGATGTTCCTGCTCGTGCGCGCCATGCGGGCGTCCTGGCGCGCCAAGTGGGCCGGTCTGTGGATCTTCGCGCTGAGCGGCTGGGTCGGCCAGGACTACTTCTCCCCGCAGGGCTTCACGTATCTGCTCTATCTGGTGTTCGTCGCGGTGCTCCTCGTGTGGTTCCGCGCGCCGCACGTGCTGTGGGCCAAGCGGCGTCCGGGTGAGCTGGAGGTCGAGCCCGCCGACCGGCGGCAGCGCGCGGTCCTGCTCGCCGTCCTGATCGCCTTGTTCGCGGCGACGGTCCCCGCGCACCAGCTCACGCCGTTCGTGATGCTCGGTGTCCTGGCAGGACTCGTCCTGGTGGGCCGCTCGGAGCTGCGCGGACTGCCGATCCTCTTCGCGGTCCTGGTCGCCGTCTGGGTGGGCTTCTTCGCCGAGCCGTACTGGTCGGGGCACTTCGACGAGCTGTTCGGCGGGATCGGCGGCGTCGGCGGCAATGTGACCTCGTCGGTGTCCGGCCGCATCGAGGGCGGCAGTTCGACCCACCAGCTCGTCCTGTACGCACGCGTCGCACTGGCAGGCGGCGTGATGGCGTTCGCCTGCCGGGGCTGGTGGCGGCGGCGCGACCACAAGTACTCGGAACGCTCGCTGCTCGTCCTGACCTTCATCCCGTTCCTGGGCTTCGGCATGCAGTCGTACGGCGGCGAGATGGCCCTGCGGGTCTTCATGTTCGCGCTGCCGGGCGCCGCGCTCCTCGCCGGGCTCGCGTTCTTCCCGCGTGCGGGCATCACCGCGAAGGAGCGGGACCGCGACAAGGTGAGTCTGGCGCCGCTGGCCGCGCTGATGGCGGGCCTCGTCCTGATGGGCGGCTTCCTGGTGGCGCGCTGGGGCAACGAGCCCTTCGAGCGGACCCGGGCCGGCGAGGTCGCCGCGATGGAGTACGTGTACGAGCACGACGATCCGACGGTGCGGCTGCTGTGGATGAGCGACGACACCATCAACAACGTGACGCCGGCGATGCCGTGGGGCACCCGTGACATGGAGAAGGTGAGTTACGTCCCGACGCTCGCCCCGGCCGACCCGGTCCTGGTCTCCAGCCTGGTGAAGGCGCTCAGGGACGCGGGTCCCAACTCGTATCTGATGATCAACAAGAGTCAGACGGTCTATCTCCAGATGGACGTGGGCTACTCCAGGACGTGGGACACCCGGCTGATCAAGAACCTCGACAACCGCCAGGAGCTGAAGAAGGTCCTCACGAACGACGACGCGACCCTCTACACCCTGAGCAAGCAGCCGAACGGCAAGGTAGCGAAGGCCGAGCCGGGCCCGATCGGTCCGCAGGTGACGTGGACCCCCTGGTCGGTGATCGGCGGGCTCGCGGCGATCGCCGTGGTCCTGCTGCTCGTCACGCGTGAGGTCGTGCGGGTGGCGTGGGAGCCGAGCGTGCGGCAACTGCGCTGGCTGCAGAGCAGTTTCTGGTTCTCGCTGCCGCTGCTCGCGGTCCTGCTCGCGTCGCTGATCCAGCGGTTCCTGACCATGGCGTGATCCGGGGGTGGGCGAAGAGGGCTGAGGCGGATCACCGCTTCAGCCACTTCACCTCGTACCCCTTCATCTTGAAGCGTTGCCCGTCGACCTTCGCGTCGATCGGGCGGTCGAGGGTGTTGACGACGAGCACGGTCTCCTTGGTGGCGAGGACGCGTACGTTCGGTTCGTCGTCGGCGTCGACGGAGACCTTCTCGTACTGCGTGCCGGGCGGGAACGCGTCGCTGAACCGGGAGAGCATCGCCAGCATCGGCAACTCCGTGCCCCCGTCGTCGAGTTCGGTGGAGCGCCACAGGCAGCCCGCGCAGCTCTCGCCCCTCTTCTGCGGGTTCCAGTAGAAGCCGCTGCTCGCGCCGCCGCGCGCCATCGCCATCAGTCCCGTGGCGTGGACGGCGACGCGGTGCGGCTCGGACCAGTCGTCGCGGTTGTCGTCGCTGTCGCCCGGTTCCACGTAGTACTCGGCCCACCACAGCGGCAGGTCTCCGGTGCGCTCCCGCACCCACTTGCCGACGGCCGTGAGCTTCTCGGTGGCCTTGAACTCGTCGGGGAGCATCTCGTCGTCGACGGTGTAGCTGGAGCCGTCCACGACGACGAAGTCCGCGCCGGTCTTGTTCTTGTTCCAGTAGTCGAAGGCGTCGAGGGCCCGCTGGTCCATGCGCCCCCAGTCGCCTTCGACCTCGCTCGACGCGCCCTCGGTCTGGCGCGGGTCGACGCTGTCCATGACGAGGTAGGGGCCGCCGACCATGATGTCCTTGTTGACCTTCTTGAGCTCCTTGTACACCAGGTTGTAGAGCTCGGTGTAGCCCTCGTAGTCCCAGCGGGCCTTCTCGTCGTTCCAGAAGCCCTTGAACTCGTTCCAGACGATGAAGTGCCGGACGTCGGGATAGCGCTTGGCGACGGTCGCAGCGAGCTTGGCGTAGTCCTCGAAGTGGGCGGGTTCCGGGGCGGTCTCCAGGGCCTGCTGGCTCCAGTCGGTGTTGTCCGCGCCGGGCTCGCCGCCCTTCATCCAGTCCGGGGCGCAGCACAGGGTGACGACCGGCGTGCCGTCGGTGGCCCGGATGAAGTCCATCCGCTGGTCCATCGCCGAGAAGTCGTAACGCCCCTTGACCGGCTCGGGGTTGCCCGCGCCCCAGCCCATGATGTGCTGGATCTGCGGCAGCGGGCGGGGCAGGCCGGCGAGCAGCTCCTCGGCGCGGCGGGTGGCCGCGTCGCCGCCCTCGTCCGCGCTGTACTGGGTGTGGGTGAAGCCCCAGCCGACGGCCGGATCCGCGTCACCGGGCGGGACGGCGGGGGTGCCGTGCACCTTGTCGCCGTCACGCGTGGTGCCTTCGGTACCCGAATCGTCACCGGGAAGCGTGGTGGTGACGGTCAAAATCAGGGCCAGTGCGGCCAGAGCGACGCCGAGCAGCGCGGCGAGCCGCCACCGCTGTGCCCCCGAATTCCACCCATGACGTGCCATCAAGGACAACAGTAACGGCGACCGTTGGCGGTAGGACAGGTTCCGGGCCACGGGTTCGCAACCGGACGAAGTGCGAGGGAGTGCGACGGGAGTGCGGCGTGAGTACGGCGGAGTGCGTAAACGGGGATGCACGCGG
This region includes:
- a CDS encoding lipopolysaccharide biosynthesis protein gives rise to the protein MRLPGRGGGGGGSPLFRNAYALMLNTGISGVLGVGFWLAAARYYSESAVGQGSAAIAAMKLLAGLTALTLTGALARFIPVAGRATGRLIFRTYATSSLVVACAALIFLFTLDLWGPSYAFLHGPLNGLGFIAAVIAWSLLTLQDGVLTGLRSALWVPVGNTIFSVVKLGLLIAVAAAIPTAGVFVSWVAAIAMSVIPLGWLVFRRLVPRHVKATQDKTRPPTLREMGRFLAGDYTGSLFSLAVVYLVPVIVASQVSSVDNAYFYITTTIGGTVNLLAINMGASLTVEGAHDPARLAANTRAALRRMARIMLPVCGLLFVGAPFILRVFGQGYADAATPLLRWFAVGAALRVVMETYFAVQRAQSRTSGIAWMQGLLCALVLGLTLLLLPRMGLTGAGVAEICSLAVIVAIVAPKLYRVARGAGPSDGGGAPDGDLAALGAPVTPPTAAADEAGQQQERRRGPAWALRESLDSDTLQLAVQPDFEHPERRPDMRPGPGTPASGTPAFSKAGVPDAGTGDEGEDMQDRGDLEHRPTWALRTPVGPREPAASSAIPPSVSSAVTAPAEEPGTAPSVTEEPAETGGASGPLPRRRAVLMALLLAFAVALYWLPTVGMTEGDLDAMGGLGLISILPAPTLFGAALLVVVFASLLWLERPHKALLLATLLTTVVCLHALPAVLEDEPRFATAWQHLGFMEYIDRTGSAVPDLDARWSWPGFFAAATFVAKACGVSDMTEVIRWWPLAMQLLYLAPMFLLVRAMRASWRAKWAGLWIFALSGWVGQDYFSPQGFTYLLYLVFVAVLLVWFRAPHVLWAKRRPGELEVEPADRRQRAVLLAVLIALFAATVPAHQLTPFVMLGVLAGLVLVGRSELRGLPILFAVLVAVWVGFFAEPYWSGHFDELFGGIGGVGGNVTSSVSGRIEGGSSTHQLVLYARVALAGGVMAFACRGWWRRRDHKYSERSLLVLTFIPFLGFGMQSYGGEMALRVFMFALPGAALLAGLAFFPRAGITAKERDRDKVSLAPLAALMAGLVLMGGFLVARWGNEPFERTRAGEVAAMEYVYEHDDPTVRLLWMSDDTINNVTPAMPWGTRDMEKVSYVPTLAPADPVLVSSLVKALRDAGPNSYLMINKSQTVYLQMDVGYSRTWDTRLIKNLDNRQELKKVLTNDDATLYTLSKQPNGKVAKAEPGPIGPQVTWTPWSVIGGLAAIAVVLLLVTREVVRVAWEPSVRQLRWLQSSFWFSLPLLAVLLASLIQRFLTMA
- a CDS encoding xylan 1,4-beta-xylosidase — encoded protein: MARHGWNSGAQRWRLAALLGVALAALALILTVTTTLPGDDSGTEGTTRDGDKVHGTPAVPPGDADPAVGWGFTHTQYSADEGGDAATRRAEELLAGLPRPLPQIQHIMGWGAGNPEPVKGRYDFSAMDQRMDFIRATDGTPVVTLCCAPDWMKGGEPGADNTDWSQQALETAPEPAHFEDYAKLAATVAKRYPDVRHFIVWNEFKGFWNDEKARWDYEGYTELYNLVYKELKKVNKDIMVGGPYLVMDSVDPRQTEGASSEVEGDWGRMDQRALDAFDYWNKNKTGADFVVVDGSSYTVDDEMLPDEFKATEKLTAVGKWVRERTGDLPLWWAEYYVEPGDSDDNRDDWSEPHRVAVHATGLMAMARGGASSGFYWNPQKRGESCAGCLWRSTELDDGGTELPMLAMLSRFSDAFPPGTQYEKVSVDADDEPNVRVLATKETVLVVNTLDRPIDAKVDGQRFKMKGYEVKWLKR